In a single window of the Nicotiana tomentosiformis chromosome 8, ASM39032v3, whole genome shotgun sequence genome:
- the LOC138897419 gene encoding uncharacterized protein, which produces MGSLAYIPFGEKPLALDVQDLANHLMRLDDPEPSRVLACVVSWSSLYERIRERQHDDPRFLVLKDMVQHSDAKEVSIGDDGDLRQHYLWRRMKKDIVEYVARCLTCQQVKCERQRLGGLIQRLEIPKWKWERVTIDFVVGIPQTLKKFDVVLVIIDRLTKSVHFILVVTTYSSEQLAEILASLKVEIKEYRSIESSLEMPASQGGYLEDRLGDAEQIYSPI; this is translated from the exons atgggtagccttgcatatattcctttTGGCGAGAAACCGCTAGCATTAGATGTTCAAGACTTGGCCAATCATCTCATGAGGTTAGATGAtccagagcctagccgggttctagcatgcgtggtttcttggtcttctttatatgagcgcatcagagagcgtcagcaTGACGACCCCcgttttcttgtccttaaggacatggtacaacacagtgatgccaaggaggtttctattggagatgatggg GACTTAAGGCAGCACTAtttgtggaggagaatgaagaaagatatagtggagtatgtggctcggtgcttgacctgtcaacaagtgaaatgtGAGCGTCAGAGGCTGGGCGGTTTgattcagagacttgagattcctaagtggaaatgggagcgtgttaccatcgacttcgttgttgggatccctcagactttgaagaaattcgaTGTTGTTTTGGTGATTATTGACCGATTGACTAAGTCTGTGCATTTCATTCTagttgtgactacctattcttcagagcagctggctgaGAT ATTagcaagtttgaaagttgagatcaaagaatatagatCCATTGAAAGTTCATTGGAGATGCCAGCCAGTCAAGGAGGCTACCTGGAAGACCGATTAGGAGATGCAGAACAGATATActcacctatttga